Proteins from a single region of Drosophila biarmipes strain raj3 chromosome 3R, RU_DBia_V1.1, whole genome shotgun sequence:
- the LOC108032129 gene encoding maternal effect protein oskar, translating into MAAVGSEFPSEPISCRNTNTPAKPDRLRSVKKRVTTCLQQLREKLPAAGSFRKSSTGRFYQVFVRADFSAFGERFRKIFKSARKTESPELWKVPLAHDVTGPSSQHLQIVARLFSSTLISTKEISYSNHRYSCRSGKSESYSSNMTIIESNYIAVREEHPDIDKEIRAILLSHAQNGITISSIKSEYRKQTGNPFPLHDNITDFLLTIPNVTAECSESGKRIFNLKPSLKNRHLLEMVLNQKQRSSDCSSGAPSVEDQPRAPPRYWKNPYKRRALSQLDNNLNTVPKLTADQTKAVDTRAAPLQQLAKEAAESNWCYQDNWNHLNNIYQRSSVSEPQIQLPVPINIYSDAPEEPNQMNVPQHHPLCHNRNQNPSQNQQAKQDANQHLGIFVQPFSDMNVLKRRQEMTPTPTTLSSGTYNDSMLTINSDYDAYLLDFPLMGDDFMLYLARMELKCRFRRHERVLQSGLCVSGQTINGARMRLKKFHLPEGTQIIVNIGSVDILRGRPLVQIEHDFRLLIKEMHSQRFVPILTNLAPLANYCHDKELCDKVNRFNKFIRSEGRHLKVVDIHSCLINERGVVRFDCFQHSPRQVTGSREPYLFWNKIGRQRVLQIIESSLEY; encoded by the exons ATGGCCGCAGTTGGAAGTGAATTCCCAAGCGAACCGATCAGTTGTAGGAACACCAACACTCCCGCCAAACCCGATCGCCTGAGGTCAGTGAAAAAACGTGTGACCACGTGCTTGCAGCAGTTGCGCGAAAAACTCCCGGCAGCCGGATCCTTTCGCAAGAGCTCCACCGGCCGTTTCTACCAGGTCTTCGTCAGGGCCGACTTTTCCGCCTTTGGGGAGAGGTTTCGGAAGATCTTTAAGTCGGCGCGAAAAACCGAATCGCCGGAGTTGTGGAAAGTGCCTCTGGCCCATGACGTCACTGGGCCGAGCAGCCAGCACTTGCAGATCGTAGCCAGACTCTTCTCATCAACTCTGATTTCCACCAAGGAGATCTCGTACAGCAACCACAGATATAGCTGCAGGAGCGGGAAAAGCGAGAgctacagcagcaacatgacCATTATCGAGAGCAACTATATAGCGGTGCGCGAGGAGCACCCCGATATCGATAAGGAGATTCGCGCCATATTGCTGAGCCACGCCCAGAATGGAATCACGATATCGAGCATCAAGA GTGAATATCGGAAACAGACGGGCAACCCCTTTCCACTGCACGACAACATCACGGACTTCCTGCTGACCATTCCCAACGTGACCGCCGAGTGCAGCGAGTCGGGCAAGCGGATCTTCAACCTGAAGCCCAGCCTGAAGAACCGCCACCTGCTCGAAATGGTGCTCAACCAGAAGCAGCGCTCCAGCGACTGCAGCAGCGGAGCTCCCTCCGTGGAGGACCAGCCACGTGCCCCACCACGCTACTGGAAGAATCCCTACAAGCGGCGGGCCCTCTCCCAGCTGGACAACAACCTGAACACCGTGCCCAAGCTCACGGCTGACCAGACCAAGGCGGTCGACACCAGGGCGGCTCCGCTGCAGCAACTGGCCAAGGAGGCAGCGGAGTCGAACTGGTGCTACCAGGATAATTGGAATCACCT GAACAACATTTACCAGCGATCCAGCGTAAGCGAGCCGCAGATACAGCTGCCGGTGCCCATCAACATCTACAGCGATGCCCCCGAGGAACCGAACCAGATGAATGTTCCCCAGCACCACCCACTCTGCCATAACCGCAACCAGAATCCGAGCCAGAACCAGCAGGCCAAACAGGACGCAAACCAGCACCTGGGAATCTTTGTGCAGCCGTTCAGCGACATGAACGTGCTGAAGAGACGCCAAGAGAtgacgcccacgcccacgacCCTATCGAGTGGCACCTACAACGATTCGATGCTGACGATCAACTCGGACTACGACGCCTACCTGCTGGACTTTCCGCTGATGGGCGACGACTTCATGCTCTATCTCGCCCGCATGGAGCTCAAGTGCCGGTTCAGGCGCCACGAGCGAGTCCTGCAGTCGGGCCTCTGCGTGTCCGGACAGACGATCAACGGGGCCCGGATGCGGCTGAAGAAGTTCCATCTGCCCGAGGGCACCCAGATCATAGTCAACATAGGGTCGGTGGACATATTGAGGGGAAGGCCCCTGGTCCAGATCGAACACGACTTTCGACTGCTGATCAAGGAGATGCACAGCCAGCGATTCGTGCCCATCCTCACGAACCTGGCGCCGCTGGCCAACTACTGCCACGACAAGGAGCTGTGCGACAAGGTCAACCGATTCAACAAGTTCATCCGGAGCGAGGGCAGACACCTCAAGGTGGTGGACATACACTCCTGTCTGATCAACGAGAGGGGCGTCGTGCGATTCGATTGTTTCCAGCa CTCGCCACGCCAGGTCACCGGTTCCAGGGAGCCCTACCTGTTCTGGAACAAAATCGGGCGACAGCGCGTGCTGCAAATCATCGAATCGAGTCTGGAGTACTAA